DNA sequence from the Malus domestica chromosome 11, GDT2T_hap1 genome:
ACATCCTGAtatcattttatcaaagaaacgTTACATCTATATGCATAAATATGAACACTAAaacaattgatttttttttcttacatggAGTTATACCAAGACGCATTTTTTGGTGTTGCCCCGGCCCTTAAAAATCTCAGGACTGAACTTGATAGTTCGACATGTGTTAGATGGAGATGGGTTAAGATATTTGAACTCAACAACCACGTGGAGCCCAGAGGACTCACCCAACACACGGGGCCAAGGGACCTACCATCATTGTGCGGTGCCAATGGGATCTACCCATCACGTGGCAGTATAGGTGCGctccctggctctgataccatgtcaaATTATCAAAGAAACAGGTTAAATgtcacttccaacaacaccgatattatcctcaacttgttaattaccacctgcacagTTCGACAACTATGAAGTTTTAATCACAAAAGCCCTTGGTGTTAGATGGAGTGGGGTTAGAATATTTgaacttttctttctttctttctactgCTGAAGTCGGATATTTCAACAGAATAAGGGCCGCATCTAATTTTGTTACATATCAAATATGTGAGGCGTATAACTTTAAGAGAAACTAGAGCAATAGTCCTAAACTATATTTTGCCACATAGCAATTATCTTAAACATACTAAACTAAAAATCCGTTAGTATTGGTCTCTTAACTTGTCAAGTGGAGCAATGATCCTGTTATTCAAAGTAGAGCAAGAGTTTCACTCCCCTTACTCGTACTGTAGGAAAGTCCCGATACTTGGAGTTATGGTTAGCCCACTTGTACGAGCACATAACCTGTAGATGTTTCAATCTCGTTTGCCGACTTTGCCCCAACGAGAACAAATAAAAACCTTGAAAATGAATTAATAAAAAGGTGATGAATTGCCCAGGTGGACTTCCTCTTCAACCCACTAAGTTTCAGATTCAGATACTCAACCTCTTTAATCTAATTTAGAATAGTAATATCTCGTGcagtaaaattaattaaaaattgaacaTTTTCAAAGTAAATCAACGACATGGGCCAAGGGGACAAAAGGCCAGCCCAGCCCAGCCCAGCCCAGCCGAACTGACAAGTTGACGCCTGAGTTCCCTTTCTTCTTTGGCACGAATCGCACCAGTAGGCAGTagctcttcctccttctccctcTCGCTTCTGTAACTACTGTTGTTTCAGTCGGTAacttcctcatcttcttcttcttcgttttctttcttcctataattttatggtttttctattttatttatttattttaaacagGCTTTTTGCTGGCTCTACCTTTGCTGCTACCTCTCCCACAAATTTGGAAGCTCGCTCTCACAACACAACCTCAACCATAACCAAAAGTTGCAACAAGGTATCTATCGGaatttaatttgaaaaaaaaaatttcgtttaGGGTTTGAAGTTGGGGAATTTGATTTAGgatttaaattagggtttttaatttagaattttactGGGTTGCTTGTGTTGCAGAGCTGTTCTATGTACTGACATTTTTAATTGGTTGAAATATGGTAGAATTGGGAATGCCCACTTTAACAGAGGTTTCAATTTGGGGTTGTAGTGGTTGATTTTTCGCAAAGTACTAAACTGTTTGTTGGGTTTGATTTGCGGGTTTAGGTAGTTTCATGGATCTAGCAACCCAATCCCCAGTAGGTTCGGTGTTCTAAGTAAATAgtcattgtgtttatcaaaaatcGAATTGAAGTGAAACGCGATGCATTGCAATTCTGACAAAAGCTTGGAAACAATAAGAAGATAAGCAGAATGAGaaaaagacttcaaattgaattacaTGCCCCAATTTTATTGCTGTGGTGTTGCTTCCCAATAGTAGTCCAGATGACACCCAACCTCAAGCAACTAGTTAGCCGTTCGTCCATTGTACCCCAAATACCAAAACTTGGCTTTTGTTTCCTTGAGTTAAGTCGTCTGTTGTCTCTGTGTACAGATGTTTTATGCACCAGATAGGCAGACTATGTCATAGAAACTAAATGAATGCCGAGAACATTGTGGAATATGGAAATGCAATGACCgtctcaaacaagagaaaaGATTCCAATTGAAACCagtaattcaaaaattaaaatagaatCAGAAAAATTCGTGCAATCAATTTTTCTAACTTGTTTAGAAAATTCAGTTTCTGTATGGTTTGGATGCCTTAAACTAATCAAGGCATAGATTAATCCTAAATTGATGACAGAAAAGGCTTGGATTAATCCTATAAGTTGATTTTGCTTCTGGATTTGAATCTTGTTATCCTGTGTTTTACAATATTTGCATTTCatgtttgtttcttgattttgtTGTCTTTTAGTTTGTTGTATGCACTTTGAGGGGTAAGGCTCTTTGTGCCCGCATCACTATGTCATCATTCTTGCATATTAATGAAATTCTCGTACATTCGAGTTTTGTTTATGATGATTTATGCCCAAGTATGTTTGTATATGTGTATTTTTGCTGAAGAGGTGAAAAGGAATATTTAGAGTGTTTTGGTAGGTTGTAATGTTATTGAATTATTTATGATTAACTTATTTATCTCATTTTAATCGCCGAGGGTTTAAcaatattgttttcttttcatttattcAGCTTCTTAATATGGATGCGGATGCTGCAAAAATTGCCCGGGAATCTCTTGAACTAGCATTTCAGATGTCCAACATTCTTGACACAGGGCTTGATCGTCACACCCTTTCCATCCTCATTGCATTATGCGATTTGGGTCTCAACCCTGAGGCATTGGCTGCTGTTGTTAAGGAACTTCGAAGAGAAGTCATTCCACTTGCGCCATCAGATGCTGCTCGTCCTGTACTTTGAACTGGTTTTTGTGTTTGGATTGTTCGGTTTGATTCACTTGTTGATTTCTCTGGAACATAAACAATTGCGCGCTTGAAGTATTCATTCGAAGTGAGTCCCTTTTTCTAAGTTCGGGAGTTGTGATTACATCTCATTAgttgccttcatcttcttttctcaACCCTAATATACTCAGTACAGAATCAACAGCTCTCTCCATCTCCAAAGGCCTAAATTTTCCCTCACTTTCTCACAGATTACTGAGTGCGCGATTAAGTTAGTCTTGTTTGTTCTGTTTCTTGTGTGTTCTTCATGACTTGGTTCATCGGGCGTGAAATATGGCAGAGTTGCATCAAAACGGCGCTCTCGGACCGCAGTCGATCTCAAAACTAGGCTAGCTAATATGTTGTAATGTTTTTACTCACTGTAGATTTCCCATTTAGTTAATTAGCATCTTCTGTTATTGTGGAGGAGAAAACCAGTCTCAGACTAATTGCAACAAAGAGGTAACCAAAAGAAACGAAGTTTCATTGTATTCTCTAATAAAATACATTACGATGGAAGAACCATTTACCTGTAAGATgcaaaattaatgtaaagaatAACAAACTTCAACAatcaagaagaaaatgaaagaaagaagcAACAACCAACGTGTTTCACGATGTTTGAACTCAAGACTTCTCACATACAAGTGAAAGACAATTACAGTTAAATCGTTGTACTAAATGGCAGAGGTTCATATTCTCCATCGTTATATGGCTTACTACAACAAATACGTGATCGGGAGGTGAAACCAGCAAGCAGTGCTAGAAAGAGAAACCAACTAATATCCCAGCTGCATCTGGACACGCGAAAAATCCTTGAGAAGAATCTTCTCTCACATTTGTCACGTCATACTCTGGATACCTTAGGGTTTGGAAAGCCGGATCGAAGAAGTCCTCTACCCCATGCACAATCAGTCGTCCGTCGTTGTAGacatcccactcagtgactttgACTTGGTTAAGAGAAGCGTATCCGCTAGTGCCGACGGGGAGGGAAGTAACAACGAGAGGATGGCCGAGCAGGAGAGTGTCAACCTTGGAACCGTGACGCAAAGACGCCTCCCTCGCATCTTTGTCCATCTTGAATGGCACAACATGGTACTCAAGGAGTGTCAAGTTGCCGAATCACAGCCTCAAGAATGGTGTCTAGGGTTAGTGCCATGGCGTTAAAGAAAGCTTGGTCTTGAGGGCAAAAGAGGGTAAGAGTGGTATTAGGGTTTATGTTTAGGGTTGGAAGAATCACAGCCTCAAGAATGGTGTCTAGGGTTAGTGCCATGGCGTGATACCCTTTGTCAGAAAGTACACCGGAGACTAAACCGGCGTTGATTCCCGGTGGTTTCAATTGGTTTGCTTGTTCATATGGTTGGACAGCTCGAGTGGTTACAAAGAAAGTTGAAGAGAGAAGTATGAGAAGAAAACACAGTGCAGACTTGGAATCCATGTgtgaagagaaaaaagaaggcaaagctAGCAGTATAGTGTTGCAAAGAATTTGGCGACCAaacctatatatatacatatatatagtcaTAGTCCATGCTTCCAAATACTGCCCTTGTTTTAACTGATATCCAAATCCTGAATGGATTCCTTTTTCTATGAGGGAAACATGTGACATTAATATTTTGCCAAAATTGTATTATTTGAAGACCTAACCGACATTacatatgctttttttttttttttgccaaaatagTGGGCATTTGGTCTACCGACCAACTCAACCGATATGGGGTTGGATTGGATTGGGTTCTAAATACGAAAAACTTATTTGAGTAAAAACTCGATTACGATTATatataagtgagttgaaatacTATTAATCGAACTGAACCGAGCCTCTGCATGACAATAAATTGTTGCAAAGAGAGAGTTCTATGGGGTTGAATTAGATTGGGCAACAATTGTGATCTGGTTGGTGATATTTTTCTGTCACTTATTAGGTACGGAGATGGGACATAATGGAACAGAATGGAACGGGATAGAATAGAGGTTCAATGCCACGTTTGGTATGCGCATGCTTGAAGGGGACAGTTTTTTAGTTCCGTGTTTGTACACACAAGGCGGAATGGACGAGAAGATTAAATGACCAGCGTACTCATGTTTTGTCTGTTATTTGGTATAATGTTTATGAGATGGATGGGATGGGACGGTTTTTTTATTGTTgattttttaacacatatatgcTTAATTATGATATGTTTGTTACACTAACACTTATTGAATATTAGTACCTAGGAGTgggcaattaaaaaaaaaaaaagctgacaAAACCGACCAAACGGCACCGACGGTTTAGTTCGGTTTGATAAGCGGTTCTTATAATTCTTGGACATCGGTTAACCAAACAAACTTGTGTGTttgcttttatttgttttaatcaTAATAGGCATACCATGTACCcatcacaacaaaacaaaatgtgGTAGTTTTGCGAACTCTTGTGCAAAGCTTATGCTTCTGTGTTTACATAATTATTACATGGGTAGATTGTTGGAGTGTAGGAAGTGCTGGGAAAGTTACTAGAGGCTTGGAAGTATGGAACTTTTGGaacttttttatctttttgaaACTTTTGGGACTTCAATTCTTAATTATCTATATGTAATGCTTTCTTCAGTAGAACTTTTGAACTTTGAACTTTAAGAATGTCTGAATGTAACATTTAAGTATCTATATGTACTTTCTTCCCCAGTAGATCTTTTGAACTTTGGAacttttgatattttgaaaCTTTTGGATTGTAATATTTTGAAAACTTGGACCTTTGATGAATTTCTTTTTTGTAACTTTAAGAATGTTTGAATGTTAAACTTTGAATTTAACTAGTGTTCATACAAACCGAAAACTGACCCAAACCAACCCGCCATTGTCGGTTAATCGACATTATCGATTTTAGGCCTAGCTTGATCGGTTTCGGTTTGCAATTTTGACTTAACCAACTAGGTCAGTTTGGTTTTGGCTTTGACCCAAAACCGACCCGACCCAACCCAACCCGCGCCCACCCCTATTAGTACCTATTCAAAAATGCAGCAGGTAATGAAAAAGTTTCGATATATTGATTGCAAAACAGATGGTGCTTGAAATTGATAGATTCTTGTGAcctaaaaaaaaacagataTTCTAGAACTTATAAATATGCAAATAAGGGAAGATGCAATTGGACCATTTGTCCTGACTTAGTAAAATTACTGTATTGCTAAAACAATAATGAAAGTTTCACATACTAAAACAGTTCATCCTACATATAGCATAGGATACAATTCATCGTCCATACACATCTTAATAAAATATAGCTTGTGTGAGTCATTTAAGGTACACCAAATACGCAACAAATCAGTATCGTTCACTAATGTCATTGCAAGCTAAATCCATAAGAGCGTAGGTAAAAACCGTTCACGAAATTAAGTTATAACAAAGAattcacaaacaaacaaaatgagGGGCAAATTGATAATTCGACTCATCTATATGTACCAGGCCCATCAGTTGCACCAGTAATTGTGGTGTGTGTGACGTGTGTCAAATGTGTAATCGCAGGGTTCAAGCGACAACATTTTTCCGATCAACTATATAGGGAAGACGGACAACCTTACGATATAATACAACAGTAATTGCAGTTAAAAGGACAGGCTGAGATCCTAATGATACAGTACTAGGTAAATGGAAGATggtaatttgaattttgaaaggAAACTTGGTATATACTACCATCCGAAATGCAGAACTTGTTATCTACCTTAGAACTATggaaattttaacaaaacacttccgAAACTGTTcgtttttaacgaaaaaccacattttaaccTTTCCtgggtactattcactacacatttatttgccatttttctttaaaactagagtttttttggacttttcgttagtttccTTAGAACTAAACCATTCATCTGAAAAAAATACTTTCCACCATCAAAGAACTTTAACAGACATCGTACATCAACATCCGTCAACGGAAAAAACAGACGTTATAAAGTAAGGAGTCTAAAACTGCAGGG
Encoded proteins:
- the LOC103447872 gene encoding mitotic-spindle organizing protein 1B-like, with the protein product MDADAAKIARESLELAFQMSNILDTGLDRHTLSILIALCDLGLNPEALAAVVKELRREVIPLAPSDAARPVL